One Amaranthus tricolor cultivar Red isolate AtriRed21 chromosome 1, ASM2621246v1, whole genome shotgun sequence DNA window includes the following coding sequences:
- the LOC130806412 gene encoding uncharacterized protein LOC130806412 isoform X1, which translates to MSTTTSLRLLLSFSPLKPSSFSSSCFSSPSLSFTLSPAFPSSSSLQRKWGSLSLKIGANLRSPENMDNGRTGIENVTDIFGSDEESGIKIPTQAQSIVEGSSTVMVSEFKPAPDVDYIQELLAIQQQGPRSIGFFGTRNMGFMHQELIEILSYAMVITKNHIYTSGAAGTNAAVIRGALRAEAPELLTVILPQSLKKQPPESQELLAKVKNVIEKPHNDHLPLLEASRLCNMDIISQVQQVICFAFHDSKLLMETCQEAKNLRKIVTLFYLD; encoded by the exons ATGTCAACCACAACCTCATTGCGGCTCTTGTTGTCTTTCTCTCCTCTTAAaccttcttctttttcttcttcttgtttttcCTCCCCTAGCCTTAGTTTTACTCTTTCTCCTGCtttcccttcttcttcttcattacaGCGCAAATGGGGATCTTTAAGTTTAAAG ATTGGCGCAAATCTGAGGAGCCCTGAGAATATGGACAATGGAAGGACAGGAATTGAAAATGTCACTGATATATTTGGTTCAGATGAAGAATCTGGCATCAAAATTCCAACACAAGCACAATCTATTGTGGAGGGATCAAGCACAGTTATGGTGTCAGAATTTAAACCTGCCCCTGATGTCGATTACATACAG GAGTTATTAGCTATCCAGCAGCAAGGCCCAAGATCAATTGGATTTTTTGGAACCAGAAATATGGGATTCATGCATCAAGAGCTAATTGAAATACTTAGTTACGCTATGGTCATCACT AAAAACCACATATATACCTCTGGTGCTGCAGGGACTAATGCTGCAGTCATTAGAGGCGCTTTAAGAGCTGAGGCACCAGAATTGCTTACTGTAATTCTACCTCAAAGTCTGAAAAAGCAACCCCCAGAAAGTCAAGAGTTGTTAGCTAAA GTGAAGAATGTCATTGAGAAGCCTCACAATGATCACCTGCCTTTATTAGAGGCTAGCAG GCTATGCAACATGGACATTATCTCACAAGTTCAACAGGTCATTTGTTTTGCTTTTCACGATAGCAAATTACTCATGGAAACGTGTCAAGAAGCAAAGAACCTTCGGAAGATTGTAACTCTCTTCTACTTAGACTGA
- the LOC130806412 gene encoding uncharacterized protein LOC130806412 isoform X2: MDNGRTGIENVTDIFGSDEESGIKIPTQAQSIVEGSSTVMVSEFKPAPDVDYIQELLAIQQQGPRSIGFFGTRNMGFMHQELIEILSYAMVITKNHIYTSGAAGTNAAVIRGALRAEAPELLTVILPQSLKKQPPESQELLAKVKNVIEKPHNDHLPLLEASRLCNMDIISQVQQVICFAFHDSKLLMETCQEAKNLRKIVTLFYLD, translated from the exons ATGGACAATGGAAGGACAGGAATTGAAAATGTCACTGATATATTTGGTTCAGATGAAGAATCTGGCATCAAAATTCCAACACAAGCACAATCTATTGTGGAGGGATCAAGCACAGTTATGGTGTCAGAATTTAAACCTGCCCCTGATGTCGATTACATACAG GAGTTATTAGCTATCCAGCAGCAAGGCCCAAGATCAATTGGATTTTTTGGAACCAGAAATATGGGATTCATGCATCAAGAGCTAATTGAAATACTTAGTTACGCTATGGTCATCACT AAAAACCACATATATACCTCTGGTGCTGCAGGGACTAATGCTGCAGTCATTAGAGGCGCTTTAAGAGCTGAGGCACCAGAATTGCTTACTGTAATTCTACCTCAAAGTCTGAAAAAGCAACCCCCAGAAAGTCAAGAGTTGTTAGCTAAA GTGAAGAATGTCATTGAGAAGCCTCACAATGATCACCTGCCTTTATTAGAGGCTAGCAG GCTATGCAACATGGACATTATCTCACAAGTTCAACAGGTCATTTGTTTTGCTTTTCACGATAGCAAATTACTCATGGAAACGTGTCAAGAAGCAAAGAACCTTCGGAAGATTGTAACTCTCTTCTACTTAGACTGA